The DNA sequence ACGTATCCCTTTGGAGACCACAACACCAGCCGCAAGTCTCCGGTGTCGTTTTCTGCGACCTCGGCCCTTACGTCGCCGCCCTGAAACCTGGCGTTTACGGTATTTACCAAATCATTTACATTCATGCCGTTGGTGTCTATGGTATGGGTATAGCCGTTTACGGTGATGCTTAAAGGCCCGCTTCCTGTCCAACCTGATACATCGGTGGCGCTGCGTAAGGCAGTGTCTATTTGCAGAAAGCTGTTTGCGACATCCCCTTGAACATCATAAACGGCCAGAGGTGAGCCGTCCTTGGCCGCCAGTGAAATCCTTTGGCTTCCTGACGGGTCGCTTAAATTTTCGTCGTATAGGTTTACATCAAGCCAGGAACCTGACAATCCCTTTATCTTTTTTGCGATCTCCTCGGCAGTCTCTCCAGCCGAGACGGAAACGTCAACCGTGCTGCCGCCCGAACGGATGCGGATAACGCCGTCGCTTGGCGCGGTCGTCCCGTTAATTTCGTCTCCGGTAATGCCTGAATGAACCCTCAAGTTTGCGGCGATGCCTGACGTGTAATCGGAAAACTGCGGATCGCCGAAGGGAAGGTCGGTGACCTTTAGCGCCTGCCCCGTCTTTGAATAAAGGGCCACACGGCCGTCCTCAAGCTTTCGGTAGCCGATCAAATCCTCACCGACTTGAGACTGTACGGCCTCGGCGACCTTTAGGGCATCCACGTTCCATGTGCCTCCCGAAAGGGTGCCTATCCGGTCGCGGTAAAGCTTTACGCTATAGCTTTGCCCTCCAACTTCGACGTTGATTAAGGCGGGCATGTTGAGATCAAGCCCGTCCAGGGGAAATACGGCATTTGCGTCATCCATGACCAATGCCGTTTGCAAACCGAATTCGGCCGCTGAAGCGCTTGCTGTCGGATTTAGATCGTATATATTAAGTGCCTGGCCGTTCAGGGTGCGAAAGACTAATTTTTGTGTTGGAGCTTCGTAATCGTCACCAGACGATTCTTCCCCGTCGCCTTGAACGACAACCTGCAACCAATCTCCCGCAGCGCTGTTGAGCCTGTCCGCCAGGTCCTGAAGGGAAAGCACAGGCCCGCCGTCTATGCGCACCTCTGCAAAGTCATCGCCGCTTTCAAGCCTCCAGTAAATTGGGCTGTTTGTGGGGTCTATGGCCTGACCCGTCGGAAATTCGACGCTTTTCAGCGAGGTCTCAATGCCCAAATAGGAGGCCAATCCTATGTGGCTGTGGTCTAAAGGCTTGCTGACCTTTTCGTCGCTTGGAAGAGGCTCGAAGTCCGTGGCAGGCCATGAAGTGACCGACAGGGGTTCACCCGTATGGCTTTTTATTACGAGCCTTTGGACTCCGCGGTTCGTGTCCTTTTCGACGGACACGGACACAAGCTTTCCCACGTCTCCCATGGCAAGGCTTTCGTTTATGAGGCTTGCCAGTTCGTCTAAGCTGTAGCCCGTAAGCTCTCCCGGGTCTCGAAAGCCGTTCATATCGGACACGTCCTGTAAGCCGTCTTCGTCATCGTCGGACCATTTTTCGGGGATCGTAACCTTGGCAGTCCTGTCGCCCACTCGGACCTGGAGTACCTCGCTTCTGCCCGTCCAGGAAAAGGACAGGGGAACTTCGTAGCTTTCCAACGTATATTGTCGGTAGCCAACGGGAAACACCTCGCGGCCGTGAAAGGAGACCTGGCTTTTTACGCCCCGCTCCATCTCGTATTCTACGTGCAGCTCGTTTCCCGCGTACACTATTTTTCCGCTGGAATCCCGCACGAAGGGCTTCTGTGAGGCGTTTAGTCCCGAAAAAAGATATCTGCCCTCCACGGAAAAGTCAGCGGTGTTCATCAGCTCCTCCTGAAGCTGAGATATCTCCTCTGCGACGGCCGCGTACTCTGTCTCGCTGAACGTGCCGTTTCCGGCATAGACGGTCAGCTCCCTGATGCGCTGCATTACGTCGGTAATTTGATTTAAAGCTGCATCGGTGTTGGATAACCACATGATGCCGTCGTCAAGGTTTTTTTGGTACTGCTCGTTTTCAAATATGGTGGTAGAAAGAGATAATTCCCTTCCCACAGCCAAGGGGTCGTCTGAAGGGTGTTGATGCAGCTTTCCCGTGGACATCTGCCGCTGCATCTGCAGCATGCGGGTCAAATTGTTGTGCATATCGGCCAAAAAGACCTGGTTCATCATGGAGTTGGTGACACGGCTCATCTTTATCCCTCCAAAGGTCACCTTCCGACGGTGCCCATGCGATTTATGATGGTATCAAGCATCTCGTCAATGGTCGTAATATAACGCGCCATGGCGCCAAAGGCCTGCTGAAACTTGATTATGTCCATCATCTCCTCGTCGATGTTGACGCCCATGACGGACTGTCTCTGCGCGTTGATCTGATCGGTCAGTGATCTCTGGTTTTCTGCCATGGTCGTCGTCCTCTGTCCCTGCGCTCCCAAGCGTGCCATGAAGCTCAGGTAAAATTCCTCAAAGCTCTGGCTTCCTCCCGACATGACCTTGTTTTGCTTGAGCTGTGCGAGCGCAAGCGCCTTGGTGCCATCGCCGCTGCCTAACGTCTTGCCCGTACCGTCGTCTCCTGCAGCGGCGATTAAGCTTGAGTCCTCTTCGACCAGGGGGTTAACCTCAAGTCCGGCGGCTGCTCCGTCGCGTTTGGCCATGGGGCTAAAGAAGGCCGTCCCCGTCACGTCAGCGTTTTCGCCCATGCCGTGGCCCGAATAGTGAAGGGCGTTCATCTCCAGGGCCAGCCTGTAAGCCAGCTCGTCAAAGGAGGCAAGGTGAGACAGGATCACATCATCGCGAGCCTCCATGGTTGCATAGATCTTGCCGCCCTGCACGTGATGGTCGACGGTTATGGAGGCCTTTCCCGTTCCTCTTAGCTTTAGAAATATGCCCTTCGATATCTCGCTCATCTTATCGGCGGCGTAGCCGTCGGAGGGCGTAATGA is a window from the Acetomicrobium flavidum genome containing:
- the flgL gene encoding flagellar hook-associated protein FlgL; protein product: MSRVTNSMMNQVFLADMHNNLTRMLQMQRQMSTGKLHQHPSDDPLAVGRELSLSTTIFENEQYQKNLDDGIMWLSNTDAALNQITDVMQRIRELTVYAGNGTFSETEYAAVAEEISQLQEELMNTADFSVEGRYLFSGLNASQKPFVRDSSGKIVYAGNELHVEYEMERGVKSQVSFHGREVFPVGYRQYTLESYEVPLSFSWTGRSEVLQVRVGDRTAKVTIPEKWSDDDEDGLQDVSDMNGFRDPGELTGYSLDELASLINESLAMGDVGKLVSVSVEKDTNRGVQRLVIKSHTGEPLSVTSWPATDFEPLPSDEKVSKPLDHSHIGLASYLGIETSLKSVEFPTGQAIDPTNSPIYWRLESGDDFAEVRIDGGPVLSLQDLADRLNSAAGDWLQVVVQGDGEESSGDDYEAPTQKLVFRTLNGQALNIYDLNPTASASAAEFGLQTALVMDDANAVFPLDGLDLNMPALINVEVGGQSYSVKLYRDRIGTLSGGTWNVDALKVAEAVQSQVGEDLIGYRKLEDGRVALYSKTGQALKVTDLPFGDPQFSDYTSGIAANLRVHSGITGDEINGTTAPSDGVIRIRSGGSTVDVSVSAGETAEEIAKKIKGLSGSWLDVNLYDENLSDPSGSQRISLAAKDGSPLAVYDVQGDVANSFLQIDTALRSATDVSGWTGSGPLSITVNGYTHTIDTNGMNVNDLVNTVNARFQGGDVRAEVAENDTGDLRLVLWSPKGYVIQAQGDVPGLPASSPIRGGVGPYNQAVASRTSADIGYTDFFGLLDDLIQAVKQGDAEGISKSILPKIDEAMDGVFRIRTQAGALMKRYETSSSRLKQMNLNYNELYSKVSDTDLAEAATKFAMAQSVYQASLATIARIIQPTLVDFLQ